In Rhizobium lusitanum, a genomic segment contains:
- a CDS encoding GNAT family N-acetyltransferase: MSGNGITIRHIGADEFDIFRRIRLEALRVEPSSFASSAEDWEVLSDKEWRQRLTDPVFVAFRDDEPVGVMGLLRQRSSKMAHRATLIMVYVRKDLRGMGLAKGLLDTVIAYALSEGIVQLELVVSAENPKAIGFYRREGFSEFGRIPGGVVHDGREIDDIMMARRLTG; encoded by the coding sequence TTGAGTGGAAACGGGATAACGATCAGGCATATCGGCGCCGACGAGTTCGACATTTTCCGGCGCATTCGCCTGGAAGCCCTTCGTGTCGAGCCGTCTTCCTTTGCGAGCAGCGCGGAGGACTGGGAGGTTCTGTCCGACAAGGAATGGCGCCAGCGACTGACTGATCCCGTTTTCGTGGCGTTTCGAGACGATGAGCCCGTCGGGGTGATGGGCTTGCTACGTCAACGATCAAGCAAGATGGCGCATCGCGCCACGCTGATTATGGTGTATGTGCGCAAAGATCTCAGGGGCATGGGCCTTGCGAAAGGTCTCTTGGATACCGTGATTGCCTACGCGCTGAGCGAGGGCATTGTGCAGCTCGAACTGGTCGTCAGCGCGGAAAATCCGAAGGCAATCGGCTTCTATCGCCGGGAAGGCTTCTCGGAATTCGGCAGAATTCCCGGCGGGGTCGTGCATGATGGCAGGGAAATTGACGACATCATG
- a CDS encoding TetR/AcrR family transcriptional regulator, whose protein sequence is MTIRPGTEIQSEGVRRRNSAKGASRREAILAAAMHRFSREGYQSAAIADVAKDVGLSLPGLLHHFPTKVDLLLAILDKRDLESTAAIDIDQATWRTFLLGLIQVAKYNTGIPEVVRAFAILNAESLTQNHPAKAWFGIRAQQLQANIAAKLQAGVLQGDVKRDVDCSAIATEVIAMMDGLQMLWLREPTSFDMVGVIAGYIERLILDLQASPARQV, encoded by the coding sequence ATGACCATCAGGCCGGGCACCGAAATTCAAAGCGAAGGCGTACGGCGGCGCAACTCCGCCAAGGGCGCTTCGCGACGTGAGGCGATCCTCGCCGCCGCCATGCACCGCTTTTCCCGGGAAGGTTACCAGAGCGCCGCCATCGCCGACGTCGCCAAGGATGTCGGCCTGTCCCTTCCCGGCCTGTTGCATCACTTTCCGACCAAGGTGGACCTACTGTTGGCGATCCTCGACAAGCGGGATCTTGAGAGCACCGCCGCGATCGACATCGATCAGGCAACTTGGCGTACCTTCCTGCTCGGCCTGATCCAGGTCGCGAAATACAACACCGGCATTCCGGAGGTCGTGCGTGCCTTTGCGATCCTTAATGCCGAAAGCCTGACACAGAACCATCCTGCAAAGGCCTGGTTCGGCATTCGCGCGCAACAGCTGCAAGCGAATATCGCGGCAAAGCTCCAGGCCGGCGTTCTGCAGGGCGACGTGAAGCGAGATGTCGACTGTTCGGCGATCGCTACCGAGGTGATCGCCATGATGGACGGCTTGCAGATGCTGTGGCTGCGCGAACCAACCTCCTTCGACATGGTCGGCGTTATCGCCGGCTATATCGAGCGCTTGATACTGGACCTCCAGGCCTCACCTGCAAGGCAGGTCTAG
- a CDS encoding MFS transporter, whose translation MTIAHASFGNADAHQSGAPTKFVSIPFIVGFALANLGFFIAVMTPIAVTLAIRVSALDPVGKGASLGAILGSGALFALFANPIFGQLSDRTRSRFGRRRPWLIGGVIMGSFAQLVIAYSSNLLMIGIAWCAVQVAYNAMLAALVAIVPDQVPEQQRGIISALAGMSVYVALLIGSAVVSLTGTGSNAMFLVPTAIGLVTILGFALLLDDRPTHSEPAPGGNLLGELAASFWVNPVKYRDFGYAWLSRFLVFFGFAVLTSYQVYYLTDQLGVAEAGIGQTMFFSILITTCCVVASSIISGYLSDRTGRRKPFVFAAAATYALGIAVIMMAPDLNMFFVGVAISSVGFGVYYAVDQALVVDILPDRETNAAKNLGVLNIANAVPQSIAPAIAPIVLAIGSGSGQNYTLLYALAAVSAFFGALAIVPVRGAR comes from the coding sequence ATGACCATTGCACATGCCAGTTTCGGCAATGCGGATGCCCATCAATCGGGCGCCCCGACCAAGTTTGTCAGCATTCCGTTTATCGTCGGCTTTGCGCTTGCCAATCTCGGTTTCTTCATCGCCGTGATGACGCCGATTGCCGTCACGCTTGCCATTCGCGTGAGCGCGCTCGATCCGGTCGGCAAGGGCGCCAGCCTCGGCGCGATTCTCGGTAGTGGCGCACTGTTTGCTCTGTTCGCCAATCCGATATTCGGCCAGCTTTCAGATCGCACACGCTCCCGCTTCGGACGCCGCAGGCCATGGCTCATCGGCGGCGTTATCATGGGCAGTTTCGCCCAACTCGTCATTGCCTATTCGTCGAACCTTCTGATGATCGGCATTGCCTGGTGCGCTGTGCAAGTCGCCTACAATGCGATGCTTGCGGCTCTGGTTGCCATCGTGCCAGATCAGGTGCCGGAACAGCAGCGGGGCATCATATCGGCACTGGCCGGCATGTCGGTCTATGTCGCCTTGCTCATCGGTAGCGCGGTCGTTTCGCTGACGGGGACGGGCAGCAACGCCATGTTTCTGGTGCCGACCGCGATCGGCCTCGTCACCATCCTGGGCTTTGCTCTGCTACTGGACGATCGCCCCACCCATAGCGAGCCTGCACCCGGCGGCAACCTGCTGGGCGAGCTGGCTGCAAGCTTCTGGGTCAATCCGGTCAAGTATCGTGACTTTGGTTATGCTTGGCTCAGCCGCTTCCTGGTGTTCTTCGGCTTTGCAGTGCTGACCTCCTATCAGGTTTATTATCTCACGGACCAGCTCGGGGTGGCAGAGGCTGGCATCGGCCAGACCATGTTCTTCTCGATCTTGATCACGACCTGCTGCGTCGTCGCCTCCTCGATCATCTCCGGCTATCTTTCCGACAGGACAGGCCGCCGCAAGCCCTTCGTGTTCGCCGCTGCCGCCACCTATGCGCTCGGTATTGCCGTGATCATGATGGCGCCCGACCTCAACATGTTTTTCGTCGGCGTCGCCATCTCCTCGGTCGGTTTCGGCGTCTATTATGCCGTCGACCAGGCGCTCGTCGTGGATATCCTGCCGGATCGCGAGACGAACGCGGCAAAGAACCTGGGCGTGCTCAATATCGCCAATGCTGTTCCGCAATCGATCGCGCCGGCCATCGCGCCGATCGTGCTCGCTATTGGCTCGGGATCGGGACAGAATTACACGTTGCTCTATGCCTTGGCGGCGGTCAGCGCCTTCTTCGGCGCGCTGGCGATCGTGCCGGTTCGTGGCGCGCGTTGA
- a CDS encoding beta-glucosidase has product MIDDILDKMTLEEQVSLLSGADFWTTVAIERLGVPKIKVTDGPNGARGGGSLVGGVKSACFPVAIALGATWDPALIERAAVALGGQAKSKGASVLLAPTVNIHRSGLNGRNFECYSEDPALTAACAVAYINGVQSQGVAATIKHFVANESEIERQTMSSDVDERTLREIYLPPFEEAVKKASVKAVMSSYNRLNGTYTSENPWLLTKVLREEWGFDGIVMSDWFGSHSTAETINAGLDLEMPGPARDRGEKLVAAVREGKVKAETVRASARRILLLLERVGAFEEAPDLTEHALDLPEDRALIRQLGAEGAVLLKNDGVLPLAKSSFDQIAVIGPNAASARVMGGGSARIAAHYTVSPLEGIRTALSNANSLRHAAGCNNNRLIDVFSGEMTVEYFKGRGFEGSPVHVETVEKGEFFWFDLPSSDLDIADFSARMTATFVPQETGEHVFGMTNAGLARLLVDGELAVDGYDGWTKGENFFGTANNEQRRAVTLEAGRRYRVVVEYEAPKASLDGINICALRFGVEKPLGDAGIAEAVETARKSDVVLLLVGREGEWDTEGLDLPDMRLPGRQEELIEMVAEANPNVVVVLQTGGPIEMPWLGKVRAVLQMWYPGQELGNALADVLFGDVEPAGRLPQTFPKALADNSAITGDPSIYPGRDGHVRYAEGIFVGYRHHDTREIEPLFPFGFGLGYTRFAWDAPQLSAAEMGPDGLTLTVDVTNIGDRAGSDVVQLYVRSPNSRVERPFKELRAFAKLKLEPGATGTAELKVIPRDLAYFDVDLGRFRADAGEYKLIIAASATDIRAKVSIHLPVDHTMEP; this is encoded by the coding sequence ATGATTGACGATATTCTCGACAAGATGACACTCGAGGAGCAGGTGTCGCTGCTCTCGGGCGCGGATTTTTGGACGACTGTTGCGATTGAGCGGCTGGGCGTGCCGAAGATCAAGGTGACTGACGGACCCAATGGTGCACGCGGCGGCGGGTCGCTTGTCGGCGGTGTCAAATCCGCCTGTTTTCCGGTGGCGATCGCGCTCGGAGCGACATGGGATCCGGCGCTCATCGAGCGTGCCGCCGTGGCGCTCGGCGGACAAGCCAAGAGCAAGGGCGCGTCGGTGCTTCTGGCCCCGACCGTCAACATTCACCGCTCTGGCCTCAATGGCCGTAACTTCGAATGCTATTCGGAAGACCCGGCGCTGACGGCCGCTTGCGCCGTCGCCTATATCAATGGCGTGCAGAGCCAGGGCGTGGCGGCCACGATCAAGCACTTTGTCGCCAACGAGTCCGAGATCGAGCGGCAGACGATGTCGTCCGATGTCGACGAGCGGACGCTGCGCGAAATCTATCTGCCGCCTTTCGAGGAGGCGGTGAAGAAGGCCAGTGTGAAAGCTGTCATGTCTTCCTACAACAGACTGAACGGCACCTATACGAGCGAAAACCCCTGGCTGCTGACGAAAGTCCTGCGCGAGGAATGGGGCTTCGACGGCATCGTCATGTCCGACTGGTTCGGTTCGCACTCGACGGCCGAGACCATCAATGCCGGGCTTGATCTGGAAATGCCGGGGCCTGCGCGGGATCGCGGCGAAAAGCTGGTCGCTGCAGTCAGGGAAGGCAAGGTAAAGGCGGAGACGGTGCGCGCTTCGGCACGCCGCATTCTCCTCCTTCTCGAACGCGTCGGGGCCTTCGAAGAAGCACCTGATCTCACCGAACATGCGCTCGACCTGCCGGAAGATCGCGCGCTGATCCGTCAACTCGGTGCGGAAGGCGCGGTGCTTCTGAAGAATGACGGTGTACTGCCGCTTGCCAAATCCTCGTTCGACCAGATCGCCGTCATCGGCCCCAATGCGGCTTCTGCACGCGTGATGGGCGGGGGAAGCGCGCGGATTGCCGCGCATTATACGGTGAGCCCGCTTGAGGGCATTCGTACAGCGCTGTCCAACGCCAACAGCCTCCGCCATGCGGCTGGCTGCAACAATAACCGCTTGATCGACGTCTTCAGTGGCGAGATGACGGTGGAATATTTCAAGGGACGCGGATTCGAGGGCAGTCCGGTCCATGTCGAGACCGTCGAAAAGGGTGAATTCTTCTGGTTCGATCTTCCGTCCAGCGACCTTGATATCGCCGATTTCTCGGCCCGCATGACTGCGACATTCGTGCCGCAGGAGACCGGTGAGCACGTCTTCGGGATGACCAATGCCGGGCTGGCCCGGCTGTTGGTGGACGGCGAACTGGCGGTCGACGGCTATGACGGCTGGACGAAGGGCGAGAACTTTTTTGGCACCGCGAACAACGAGCAGCGTCGGGCGGTAACACTTGAGGCGGGGCGCCGCTATAGGGTCGTGGTCGAGTACGAGGCGCCGAAGGCAAGTCTGGACGGTATCAACATATGCGCGCTCCGTTTCGGTGTCGAAAAGCCGCTCGGGGATGCCGGGATCGCGGAGGCGGTGGAAACCGCCCGCAAGTCCGACGTCGTGCTGCTTCTCGTCGGTCGCGAAGGCGAGTGGGACACCGAAGGTCTTGATCTACCGGACATGCGTCTGCCGGGTCGCCAGGAAGAGCTGATTGAGATGGTCGCCGAGGCCAATCCCAACGTGGTCGTGGTATTGCAGACAGGTGGCCCCATCGAAATGCCATGGCTTGGCAAGGTGCGTGCGGTGCTGCAGATGTGGTATCCCGGTCAGGAGCTTGGCAACGCGCTCGCGGATGTTCTCTTTGGTGACGTCGAACCTGCTGGCCGCTTGCCGCAGACTTTCCCGAAGGCGCTCGCTGATAATTCCGCCATCACCGGAGATCCGTCGATCTATCCCGGCCGGGACGGCCATGTACGATACGCAGAAGGGATTTTCGTCGGCTATCGTCATCACGATACAAGAGAGATAGAACCACTCTTCCCCTTCGGCTTCGGTCTTGGCTACACCCGCTTTGCCTGGGATGCCCCGCAGCTATCGGCAGCTGAAATGGGGCCGGACGGTCTCACATTGACGGTCGATGTCACCAATATCGGTGACAGGGCGGGGTCAGACGTGGTGCAGCTCTATGTTCGTTCTCCCAATTCCAGGGTCGAACGGCCATTCAAAGAGCTGCGTGCCTTTGCGAAGCTGAAGCTGGAGCCGGGTGCGACCGGTACGGCGGAGCTGAAGGTCATTCCCCGCGATCTGGCTTATTTCGATGTCGATTTGGGGCGTTTCCGAGCCGATGCGGGCGAATACAAGCTGATCATCGCCGCCAGTGCGACGGACATCCGGGCAAAGGTGAGCATTCATCTACCGGTCGATCATACGATGGAGCCATAG
- a CDS encoding branched-chain amino acid aminotransferase, with product MSDSGPQTLVFERNSNPVPASEREALLQNPGFGRVFTDHMATIRYSEGRGWYDGKIEARKPFNLDPATLVLHYAQEIFEGMKAYRLPDGGATLFRPDANARRFRNSATRLAMAPLPEELFVESVRALVKVDRDWIPTADGAALYLRPFMIATESLLGVKPSADYLYCVIASSVGAYFKGGASAVTIWLSENYTRAAPGGTGEAKCGGNYAASLSAQAEATREGCDQVVFLDAVERRFVEELGGMNVFFVFDDGSLQTPPLTGTILPGITRDSLIILARELGLTVREEPYAIDQWQADAASGRLREAFACGTAAVVTPIGKLKGSKHSFTIGDGGAGPVTTRLKSALLDIQNGRAPDQHGWLDRLF from the coding sequence ATGAGTGACAGCGGCCCGCAGACCCTGGTATTTGAGAGAAATTCGAACCCCGTTCCAGCCAGCGAGCGCGAAGCGCTGCTTCAGAACCCCGGTTTCGGTCGTGTCTTCACCGATCACATGGCGACTATCCGCTATTCCGAGGGGCGCGGCTGGTATGACGGGAAGATCGAGGCACGCAAGCCGTTCAATCTCGACCCGGCAACGCTTGTGCTTCACTATGCCCAGGAGATCTTCGAGGGCATGAAGGCCTATCGTCTGCCCGATGGCGGCGCCACGCTCTTCCGTCCTGACGCCAATGCGCGGCGGTTTCGTAATTCCGCCACGCGGCTGGCAATGGCGCCGCTGCCGGAGGAACTCTTTGTCGAGTCCGTACGCGCGCTGGTCAAGGTCGATCGCGACTGGATACCGACAGCCGACGGAGCAGCGCTCTATCTCCGGCCCTTCATGATCGCGACCGAAAGCCTACTCGGCGTAAAGCCGTCGGCCGACTATCTCTATTGCGTCATCGCCTCCTCCGTCGGTGCCTACTTCAAGGGCGGCGCCTCGGCCGTGACGATCTGGCTGTCCGAGAATTATACCCGCGCCGCGCCCGGCGGCACCGGCGAAGCCAAATGCGGCGGTAACTATGCGGCAAGCCTTTCGGCGCAGGCCGAAGCAACCCGCGAAGGCTGCGATCAGGTCGTCTTCCTCGATGCGGTGGAACGTCGTTTCGTCGAGGAACTCGGTGGCATGAACGTCTTCTTCGTCTTCGATGACGGCTCGCTCCAGACGCCGCCGCTGACCGGCACAATCCTGCCGGGCATCACCCGCGATTCCCTGATCATACTGGCGCGCGAGCTCGGTCTCACCGTGCGCGAGGAGCCCTATGCGATCGACCAATGGCAGGCAGATGCCGCCAGCGGCCGGCTACGCGAAGCCTTTGCCTGCGGCACGGCTGCGGTGGTGACACCGATCGGCAAGCTCAAGGGCAGCAAGCACAGCTTCACGATTGGCGACGGCGGCGCCGGCCCGGTAACGACGCGCCTGAAATCGGCGCTACTCGACATTCAAAACGGACGGGCGCCCGACCAGCATGGCTGGCTGGATCGCCTGTTCTAG
- a CDS encoding DUF1194 domain-containing protein, translating into MTRWQDFFRSGTTSSPAIDARHNRRRRRLSALAGTLALLIPTASSFATSPDPETVDAAIVLAVDKSSSIDPVTADFQRNGHAAALRSKEVLSAIEGGMTGCIAVTYVEWASVGDLDTVLPWTKLCSRQDLEAAAEAILHHGNTGFERRGRGGTSLSFAIDISSFLLERWPGHATRKIIDISSNGTNNDGLPVERSRDEAMKKGHVINVIAVAGSEPGITADLPGYFRQQVMGGPRSFVIAPDSIEDYAVAIRRKLMLEIAGIMPQRIGVDAQPGLTGNENKVH; encoded by the coding sequence ATGACCCGATGGCAAGACTTTTTCCGGTCGGGGACCACAAGCTCGCCCGCCATTGATGCAAGACACAACCGCCGGCGACGGCGACTGTCGGCTCTTGCCGGCACATTGGCTCTGCTTATTCCCACCGCATCCTCTTTCGCCACCAGTCCTGATCCGGAAACAGTCGATGCGGCCATCGTGCTTGCCGTCGACAAGTCCTCCTCGATCGATCCGGTCACCGCCGATTTTCAGCGCAACGGCCATGCCGCCGCCCTTCGCTCCAAGGAGGTCCTGTCCGCGATCGAGGGCGGGATGACGGGTTGTATAGCGGTCACCTATGTCGAATGGGCAAGCGTCGGTGACCTGGATACGGTGCTGCCATGGACGAAACTATGTAGCCGCCAGGATCTGGAGGCTGCAGCGGAGGCTATCCTCCATCACGGCAATACCGGCTTCGAACGCCGAGGCCGTGGCGGGACCTCGCTGTCCTTTGCCATCGACATCAGCAGCTTCCTGCTCGAGCGCTGGCCGGGTCACGCCACACGGAAGATCATCGACATATCCTCGAACGGCACCAACAATGACGGCCTGCCGGTCGAACGAAGCCGCGACGAGGCCATGAAAAAGGGCCATGTGATCAATGTCATCGCCGTTGCTGGCAGTGAACCGGGAATTACTGCGGATCTCCCCGGCTATTTTCGGCAACAGGTCATGGGCGGCCCCAGATCCTTCGTGATCGCACCAGACAGTATCGAGGACTATGCAGTCGCGATCCGCCGGAAGCTCATGCTGGAGATTGCCGGCATCATGCCTCAGCGGATCGGTGTGGATGCACAGCCCGGTCTCACTGGAAACGAGAATAAAGTCCATTAG